ACAGGACGACCTCATCGTCTTCATCTCCTCCAGCGGAGAAACGAAGACCATTGTCGGGGCAGCGGAGAAAATCCGCTACAAACATGCAGACTCCCTCTCGATCACCAATTCAGCCGACAGTACGCTGGCGAAGATCACCCGGAATGCGATCAGTGCCGATGTACAGAAAGTACAGTTTGCCGGCTATGATTTGACACCAAGATCTACGATGGTGATCTTGATTGATTTGATTTTCGAGTTTTATTTGAAGAAAGTGATGAAGTGAGGATTAAACAACTGTTTAGATGAATCATACCTTTAGTAGAAGCGTTCAAAGATGTTAATTAAACGTTTGGTTAAATGCAAAAAAGCGAGAAGCTTCCCGTGTCCAGGAAGCTTCTCGCTTTTATTCATCCACATCACACATGTGAAACAATCAATTCAACTTGTCCTTCAATCTCAAATGTTTCTACATCCTCCGGCAGGATGAAATGATCTCCTTTACTCAGGGCATACTCTTCCCCGTGGATTTTCAGGACACCGTTCCCTGTCAGGACACTCCCGAGCTGAAAAGGCTGGTCCTGTACAAATGAGGCATGTCCATCCACTTTCCACTTATAAACAGTGAAGTATTCTGCTTCCACAAACGTCGTGGCTTCCAATCCTTCACGTTTTTCCACGACCGGTTCTACCGCTTCGGCTTTGTGGGGGATCGTCGTCACTTCTATCGATTTTCCGATGTGAAGCTCACGTGTATTTCCTTCAGCATCCTTGCGGTCATAGTCATATACGCGATATGTCGTATCGGAGCTTTGCTGTGTTTCCAGTACCAGTGTCCCTTTGCACAATGCGTGAATCGTACCGCTTGGGACGTAGAAGAAATCACCAGGCTTCACCGGGATGCGGCGGAGCAGGTCATTCCACTCACCTTTTTCAATCATCGAAACAAACTCTTCCTTCGACTGGGCGCTGTGTCCGAAGATCATTTCCGCATCTTCGTCACAATCGATGATATACCAGCACTCGGTTTTACCCAATTCTCCATTTTCATGTTCCTTCGCGTAGGCATCATTCGGATGAACCTGCACAGACAAATCTGCGTTCGCATCCAATATTTTCGTCAATAACGGGAACACCGGGGACGGATGGTTTCCAAACAATTCACGATGCTCATTCCAAAGCTCACCGATTGTCTTACCTGTGAACTCCCCATTGATGACTGTACTTTGTCCGTTCGGATGACCTGAGATCGCCCAGCATTCCCCTGTTATGTCAGATGGGATATCGTAGTTGAACTGGTCCTTCAGGGCAGTGCCTCCCCAGATTCGTTCCTGGAATACGGGTTGTAGAAATAGTGGTTGGTTCATGGTAGCCTCCTATATTTCGTTTATTCTATGTACGATGATGTCGTTGATACGATCAACAATCTCATTTAAATGATTCTTTTGTACATGATGCTTATACTCATTGATTACCTTTTTATTAATCTTTAGACTTTGTAACTCTTCCCAACTGATTGTCTTACATAAATCCAGATCTTTCAAGAAGAAAATGGTATTCTGGTCTTCTTTCATTGACTGACGGTCGATGATCAATAGTGGTGTTTCCCCAATAACTGCTTCACTGATCGAACCCCATCCCGCCTTTGTTATCGCAAGATCTGCTGCAGCGATGAAGTTCTGTGAATCAAGATAATCTTGAGGAATATGAAAAACATTCCCCTTTGAAATGTTCATGTTGGAAGACACAATGAAAATCACGTCCTCCTGATCCCATAAACCCACCCCATCAAGAGAATCGTGCGTAATCTTCATGCCCAGCCCGGCATATACCAATACTTTATCCCCGTCAGGATTCAGCATTTGGCGAATCCTATGCACTTCCTGTTCATCTATCCTCCGTGAAAAGAAATCAAAAGACCGCTTTTCTGTAGTCCAAGGTGGCTCGTTCTCACCGGCCAACGAGAAGAAAGCATCCATGCTGCCATATGCTTTTTTTAACGGGGCCAACTTTTCTTCACTGATCAATCCTTCATAGGCCGTATACCAAGTGAAGTTTGAAATCCCGATGGAAGGAATCCCGGCCTTTTTTGCAGCTGGAAAGGCTGTCGGTACGATATCAGATAGGATTAAATCAATCTGTTGATCTTGAAGAAAAGAAACTTCATCCTCTACCTTCTCATCCCATTGCTTGATAAAAGAATCATATTCTCTATTTAAACGATCCCTATCCGGCTCCAAAGAATCTTTCTTTAGGAAATAGCCTAAATCTGTTTCCATGTGCCGGAATATGACCCGTTCATCTCGAAAGTTCGCTCTCAGAAAAGGCATGGCAAAGGAATGACGCAAGGTGATTTCAACTCGATTAATGGTATCTAGAAGCCCTTGTATGACAGCAGAACTTCTCGTAGCATGACCATACCCATAATCAGAGATGTAATAAGCAATTTTGATGATACCATTCTTTTTTACACTCACTTTGATAAAGCCAATCCCAACGACCCAACCAGCCCCGCATTGTCACCAAGTCCCGGCGGAACGATATAAGAGTCGATGTCTTCAAGGATCTGCTTATGATGGACATACCCGCCCAACATTGCCGTCACCTGTTCCCTAATGAGGGGAAACAATTGTTTCTGGTTCATCACCCCGCCGCCAAGGATGACTTTCTTCGGCGATAGGATCAGGATGTAGTTGGTGATTGCCTGTGCTAGGTAATAGGCTTCGATTTCCCATACTTTTGTGTCGTCCACGAGATCAATCGCTTTCTTCCCCCATCTCGCTTCAATGGCCGGACCGGCTGCCATTCCTTCCAAACAGTCACCGTGGTATGGGCACTTTCCGGCGTATGGATCCTCAGGGTGTCGTCTGACCACGATATGTCCCATTTCAGGGTGAGTCAGTCCGTGGACCAGTTTACCTTCTGTTAACGATCCGACCCCAATTCCTGTACCGACTGTCATATAAAGACAGCTGTCCAGTCCCTTGGCCGCTCCCCATGTACTCTCGCCGAGGGCCGCAGCGTTTACATCAGTATCGAATGCCACGGGTACGGAGAAGTGCTTCTTTAATTCTCCAACAAGATTGAAGTGGCTCCAATGGGGTTTTGGTGTACTCGTGATCGACCCGTAACCCTCACTCTCCGGATCAAGGTCGACGGGGCCGAAAGAACCTACACTTAATCTTTCTATATTCTTCCCTTCAAAGAAATCCACGACCTGTTTTAACGTCTCACTTGGGGTGGTGGTGGGGATGGTGACCCGCTCGAGGATTTCTCCCGACTCGTTACCGATTCCACAGACGAACTTTGTGCCTCCCGCTTCAATTGCTCCAATGATCATATCCATCCATCCTTTCAACTAGAAATGTCTCTAAATATCATTCTATCATTCAATTTCTCACGAATGCATTCCACTACGAAAAAAGGCCAAAACCGTCAAGCGGTTTTGGCAGAACGTCAATTCATATACGTAAGTGAATCAAGTATTTCTGACAAGCTTAACTCAGCACATGCCATAGACGTATCGGCTACGCCGTAATACATTTTCACGACATCCTCTTCGACAATCACACCGCAAGAGAAGACGACATTTCCGAAGAACCCATCCACTTCATAGTCCGCCTCAGGCTCTACCAACGGGGTTTCTGAACGGGCAATCACCTTTGATGGATCATCCAAATCAAGCAACACCCCGCCCATGCAATATCGATGATCGTCTGAAGCTCCGTGGTATAATTCAAGCCAGCCTTGATCGGTCTTGATCGGGACTGCTCCTCCGCCAATCCGGCCATTATCCCACATGCCATCCCTCAGCCCGATGAGATGTTTGTGGTTGCCCCAATAGAATAAGTTATCTGATTCTGCAATCCAGATCTCCGGATTCCCGTTGCTGTTCGGAACAGGGCGGTGGAGGGCATAGTACTTCCCATTAATCTTCTCCGGAAAGATCAGCACGTCTTTGTTCTCAGGAGCGAAAATCATCCCGTGATGCACGACCTCTTTGAAATCCTCGGTGGACACCATGGACTCACCGACGCCAACCGGAGACACAGCGCTGTAATAAATATAATAGGTATCCTCTATTTTCGTGATGCGGGGATCCTCGATTCCGAAGCTTTCCAGTTTAGCAGATGGATAGATGAACGGCTCCTTATCAATCGTAAAGGAACGGCCATCCTTACTTCTGGCGATGCGTATATATGATAAGGAAGTCAAATACGCGAACTTATCACTCCCGCTATACTTGATGACCCTTGGATCAGAGAAGTCATAGGCAGGATCATGAATATCGAACTCCAGGATCTCCAATTCCTTGGTCTCATCATTCAGAATAGGGGCCTTCACCCTGTCCTCGCTTTCTGACAGCGGTCTTTCCGCCACCCGCAGAAGCAGGATCGTTTCATCATTGTATGTGGTGACACCTGCATTGAAGGCGCCGATCACTTCAAACCCTTCATGAAAAGGCGTAATGTCCAGGGGGGTGATCAATGGATTTTCTTCATATCGGTATACATTCATCAGCTTAGCTCCTCACTTCTCATATTGTGTAAATGGATCTTCCAGTACGATTCTTTGGGCCTCAGCATCACTGATTCCCGCATAGAGATGGGCGGTGCCATTGCCCATTCTGACTAACCCGCCGCTGAAGACCACATCCTCTAAATCGGGACGTTTCGACTCCCCCTCTAGAAAATCAGAACGGGTCCCGATCAATTGAAGGTCGGTATGCTCACCCGTATCAGGGTTCAAGGCAAAGACCATCGGGTAATAGTGGCGGTCTCCCGCTTCATCAAATGACGCAATATGCCCAAGGACCCCGATCCATCCATTCGATAGCAGATGGGCTTCATTCGCTCCTCCCCACTCTTCTTCGGTAAATTGATTCTCTAATAATGGAGCAGCGTCTATCACCCCGGCCGTTAATTCTTCCAAGGAATCAATCTTAACGAAGCCAATCTTACCGCGACCGCCCTTTTCTCCCTGGGGCCTTGTGAATACACCAATTGAGCCATCCTTCAGTTCAATCAATCTGATGTCTTTCATCCCGTCAGGTCCGGTAGCAAACCGATGTAATTCAGCAATCGATTGCCCTTTGAAGAAGACCGTCCGCCACCCCAATGCATCCTCTACAGTCGGGTGGGGAAAAATTTCCACCCCGCCTAAAATGAGTTCACCATGAATGAAAGTATAGAAGGGGTCCTGCAGCTCCAATACCGGCGCACCCTCACGAGGAATCCACACACCGTTATCTTCAACAAAAAAAACGACTTCCGAATGTTCAGAATCCCTTTTCTCAACACGGCCGGCAATCACATATTCCCCGGCATCCTGAAAAGGCGCCGTGATATTATACACATCCCGATCCCCCACTCCTTTAAAAATCAGTTTTTCGGGTTGTTCAGGTTTTCTCTTCTGTTGAAGCTCCTTGATTAATTCCTGACAAGTCTTCATTCACCATTACCCCTTCATGATTTGATCGTTTTGCGAGCGCTTACTTTGCTGTCGAATGTTTAAGCCTTTCTTTGCAAAAGACATTCTTTAAATATAATGGATTGATTATCATCAGCTTACATTACATATAATTACTTTTAAATTACAAAATTACTCCTTACACTATTCTTACATTACAAAAATAAGGAAGTCAATAGATTTATATATTTCCTTTTTTCTTATACAAAACCACTAAAATTGTAGTGTTAATTTTTAAAATATCTTTATAGTTACTAAGAGAAGAATTGAAAATTACGAAAATTGTAATTGACTACCTACAGTAATCATGTCATAATCAGGTCAATAAGTAACGTTACATTAATGTAAATCACCTTTAAGTTGTCATTCATCAAAATGATAACGCTACCAAACTATTGATAATGGGGGTACGAAGATGAAGGGAAAATGGTTTTCTAAGCTTACTGCAGGAATATTAATGTCTTCTTTACTGGTGGCAGGCTGTTCAAACTCCGAAGAAAGCAGTACAGGCGGAAAGGACGGCCCGGTTGAATTGAAGGTCGGTACGTGGGCTGGCGCGACAGAGTTGAAGGAGTTCCAGGAAATCGTCGATGAGCTGAACGCAGAAACAGACGAGTACAACTTAACGATCCAGAGTATACCAGCAGACTATTATAAGAAAATCCAAACGATGGCATCGGCCAAGCAGGCACCTGATCTCTTCTGGCTTTCCCAGGAATACATACCGATGTATGCAGAGCTTGGGGTCATCTCGCCAATTGATAAATACGTTTCAGATCATGAAGACGTGCAATTAGACGACTATTTCGATGGACCGCTTGCGATCAGTCAGCTTAATGACAAGCTATACGGACTTCCATGGATCAACCAACCAATCATGATGTACTACAATAAATCCCTCTTTGAAAAAGAAGGTATCGACGTCCCTCAAGCAGATTGGACGTGGGACGATTTCTCGAAAGCGGCTAAAGCCATCACGAAAGATACGAACGGAGACGGAAAAACCGATCAATACGGAACCAATATAGATGGATGGCCTCCTATCTCCACTTGGGTATGGACGTATGGTGGAGAAATCATCGATGAGGACGGAAAGGTAAAAATCGATGAGCCGGAAGCAATTGAAGGCGTTAAGATGTTCGATCAGTTGATCAATCAAGACAAGGTCGCTCCTGACAAGACGCAATCGCAGAACACCGGCGGACCTGAAATGTTCAAGACAGGTAAGATCGGAATGTTCTTCGGAGGCGCAGGGGACGATTTTGAAAAACAAATCGGAGATGCGTTTGAAGTCGGGATGACAGAGATCCCACACGCTACAGAAAAAGCCACGTTCAGCTGGATTGCAGACACGGTCATGTCGAACAATACAAAGAATAAAGAAGTGGCTGCAGAAGCATTGATCGATCTAACGAATGCCATGCACGAGTGGAAGATCCTCCCTCCTACTAAATCTGATCTTGAAAATGTAGCAGACATCCGTCCAGAGAAGGAATATGCACTGGATGTCGTAAAGGAAGCCTCCGCCTATTCTAGAGGGTACAACAACCAAAACAAACAGAATGAAATCGATACAACCATCTGGCAATATTTATATGAACCGATCCTATTAGGGGATAAATCACCTGAAGACGCTGCAAAAGAAACAGCAAAAGCTCTCCGAAAAATTCTTGGCCAATAACATAATACAAAAGAATAAGCTGGTGAAAATCAGCTTTTTCTTTTTCAAAAGGTGTTGATAATCATGAAGAAGCTGAAGAAATATGAAGGATTATTATTTATATCACCCTATATTCTCGGGTTCCTGATCTTTACCCTATTCCCGATTTCATTCGCTTTCTATATCGGATTCACCGATTGGAACTCGTTTACGGATCCGACGTTCATCGGACTGCAGAACTATGTAGACTTATTTCATGATCCCAACTTCTTAAACTCATTGAAAGTAACCTGTATATATGCCCTCTTCGCCATTCCGCTGGGCATCCTTTCTTCCTTGACGATTGCAGCGATTGTGAACATCAAGGTAAAAGGGGTCTATTTCTTCCGGACGGCGCTTTATATGCCCGCTGTCGTATCCGGTGTTTCGATCGCCCTCTTATGGCGTTGGATCCTTGATCCGGAATACGGACTGATCAACCTTTTGCTCTCTTATATAGGTATTGACGGGCCCAACTGGCTCGGCGATCCCACCTGGGTCCTTCCCTCCTATATCATGATGGCGATCTGGGGCGCAGGCGGCGGCATGCTGACCTACCTTGCCGGGCTGCAGGATATCCCCCGGAGCCTCTATGAATCTGCAGAGATCGACGGGGCGAATTGGTGGACGAAATTCACGCAAATTACGATTCCGATGTTAAGCCCTGTCATCTTCTATAATCTTGTCATGGGGATCGTCGGTTCCTTCCGTAAGTTCAACGACGCATACATCATCGGAGGCGCCGGAAACCAGGGGCAGTTCTATATGGTCTATCTGTATGAAAATGCCTTTAACTATTACAAGATGGGATACGCAACCGCCATGGCGTGGATCCTGTTTCTTATCATCCTACTTCTGACCCTGCTTGTATTTAAATCATCCTCCCTTTGGGTGTTCTATGCAGGTGAAGTGGAGCCTTCAAAGAAAAAGAAACGAACGTTACCGTTATTCAAGAAAAGACCCTAGATTCAGGAGGTGAAAGACAATGTCAGCCGCAATGACGAACCAGCAACGCAAAAAAGTCGAAACTCTATTTGTCTATTTATTCTTAATCCTGGCATCAATCGCGACCATCCTGCCTTTATTCTGGATGATTTCGACTTCATTGAAATCAGGGGACATCATCTTTGAAATCCCCCCGAAGTGGATCCCAGAAACCTTTGAATGGGAAAACTATTCACGGGCAGTTACGGATATCCCTTTTTTCCTCTATTTTAAAAATACGGTCATCATCACCGGTTTTCGGATGTTTGCAGAAGTCTTTGTCTCCGCACTGGTTGCCTATGGATTCGCCCGCTTTCACTTTCCAGGAAAGAACATCTGGTTTGTGATCCTGCTCTCTACCATCATGCTGCCTGGGGAAATCACGATGATTCCTGTCTTTATCATGTTCAGTGAAGTCGGCTGGATCAACACCTTCAAGCCGCTTATCGTACCGTCCTTCTTCGGAGGGCAAGCCGTATTTATCTTTCTGCTGCGGCAATTCTTCATGTCCATCCCGAAAGAACTGGAAGAGTCGGCTGTCATGGACGGAGCGAACAGGTTCCAGATCTTTTATAAGATCTTCCTGCCATTGTCCAAACCGGCTTTGATCACAATCGGTTTATTCTCATTCCAGGGCTCATGGAACGACCTGCTCGGACCATTGATGTACTTAAATGACGCCAATAAATTCACCTTACAGCTCGGATTAGCCATGTTCAACGGAATGACCAAGGTAGAATGGGGGCCGTTGATGGCAGCTTCCCTACTTGTACTCCTTCCAACCATCGTGATATTCTTCGCGATGCAGAAGCATTTCGTCGAAGGCATCACTGTAACAGGAATCAAAGGTTGATCCAGTGCGCGGAGAGTCTTTCTCCGTCCACCATTCTATTACATTGGAGACGACACATATGAATCTCTCGAAAGACTTGAACGAAAATATCTTTTACCGCACGCTTCATTACATCTATTGGTTTCTATTGACCAACATCTATTTCTCCCTTTTCACCGTACCGTTCTGGTTCGTACTGCAGCTTTCATGGAATCCTGCCAATCTATTCAGCTGGTGTCTTCTTTTGATCAGCTTATTACCGGTAGGTCCTGCGTTGACAGCAGTGTACAGTGTCATGGGGAAATTACAACGGGAAAAGGCCATTTCTGTCACCAGGGATTTTTTCAAAGCGATGAAAATGAACGTTCGCCAGGCTATCCTTCCCTGGACCGCTCAATTGCTCATCACGTTCATCTTAATAGGGGATATTCTGTTTCTTACAGGTCACGAGGCGGGTACATACCTCACCCCGCTATGCTATCTGTTCTTGATCATACACGTCATCAGTGCCTTATATCTTTATCCCATTCTGTCCCGGCTGGAAATTCCCCTGATAGGATTGGTCAAGCTTTCCTACGGATATACTTTATTCCATATCAAAACGACGTTCATTCTTATTAGCCTGACCGCCATAACTGGTATACTAATATATAGCATTCCATTTATTTCATTTTTCTTTGTCATCGGCCCGTTCGCATATGGCGTCATATGGATCCTGAAGAGCACGATCCAAGAACTTGAAAAGAAACTAATCGTTTAGCAGATTGCGAGTGAAAAATTATGAAGAAGAAAGTAACGATGCAAGACATTGCCGATCGTTTAAATATATCGAAGAACTCCGTTTCCCAGGCGCTGACCGGAAAGCCCGGCGTCAGCGAAGAAACACGGCAAATGGTGAAAAAGGCCGCCAGAGAGCTCGGGTACGATTATCCGAAATCAAGGCAGCTTTCCACCGGGAAGAAAAAAGGAAGCATTGCCCTCATCGCATCAGACCTTGCCTTTTCTCTCAAAAGCTTCTTCGGTGATATATTCTTAAGCATTGAAAAAGAAGTAAGTCAAAGAGGGATGAGCCTGCAGATCCAATCGATCAACAAGGAATCGACACAGCAGCTGATCCTTCCTTCATTCATCGAGAATCAGTCTGTAGACGGGATCATCATCCTGTCACACATCAGCAACGACTACATCAACAAAGTTATCGGGACCGGCATACCGACCATCATGATTGACCACCACCATCCGACAAACAAATCGGATGCGATTTTGACCAACAACCGATTCGGTGCCTACACGGCCGTAGACCATTTGCTGAAACTGGGACACAAGGACATTGCCTATGTAGGGAACGTCGACTACTCCCCAAGTTACCAAGAGCGGTACGAGGGTTATGTCCACGCATTGAAGGATCACGGGATCACACCTCCCCAAGCGTTCACGTTCACAGAGGCAGCGGAAGAAGAAAGCATCATTCACGATTATATAAAGAACCTGACGACCAAGCCCACTGCCTGGTTCTGTGTAAACGACGGCCTCGGCTTCCTCGTCAACTCATGCCTGCAGCAGCAAGGCTACAAAGTTCCACAGGACGCTTCTGTCTGCAGCTATGACAACGGTCAGCTCTCGAAACTAGCGAGCCCTAAGATCACAACAATGGATATCGATTTGGAACTGTATGGAAAGAAAGCGGTGGAGCAATTGTGTTGGAGGATGGAGAATCTTGGGGAGCCTTTTCAGGAGGTGTTGATTTCTTCGGTGTTGGTGGAGAGGGAGTCTACCAGCACTCCTTCGTCGGAAGAATATTAAACTTAAGCATATTAAAAAGACCTAGAAGAATGATTTCTCACTCTTCTAGGTCTTTTAGTTTTTATTAAACAATAGTCATACTACTCTTGTGCCACTTCCACGCACTTTCAATAATATCCTCTAACGTGTACTTTGTCTTCCAACCTAATTCACGATAGATCTTCTCAGAGGAAGCTACCAAGATTGCCGGATCACCAGGACGTCTATCTGAAAGAATAACATTCGCTTCAATACCAGTTACCCTTTCACAAGTATCAATGATTTCCTTCACAGAATACCCTTTACCATTACCTAGATTATAGGTTGCTTTTTGAAGTTTCTCTTCCAATAAAGCATTCAGGCTTAATATATGGGCATTGGCCAAATCTGTAACGTGGATGTAATCACGAATGCACGTTCCATCATGCGTATCATAGTCTGTCCCAAATACGGAAATACTTTCGCGCTTCCCTAATAATTGTTCAAGAACAATGGGAATCAAGTGTGTTTCAGGGTCATGGTTTTCACCAATCTCTCCAGAAACATGGGCTCCGGCGGCATTGAAATATCTTAACACAACATAGTTTAGACCATACGCTTGGTGCAAATCTTCTAAGATTTGTTCCACCATCAGTTTGGAATGGCCATAAGGATTAATTGGATTCGTAACAGTCTCTTCTGTAATAGTATCCGTCTCAGGTATACCATATGTTGCCGCTGTAGAAGAGAAAATAAATTTCTTGACGCCGTGCTTCAACATCACATTTAATAGTGTTAAAGTATTTGAAACGTTATTCTCGTAATATTTGAAAGGATTCTGAACCGATTCCCCCACCAAGCTATTTGCAGCAAAATGCATAACAGCTTTAATTGGATAGTTAGAGAAAAGTTGATTCAGTGTTTCTCTATCCCCTAAATCACCTTGTACAAAATGAACCCGCTGATCAATCAAATATTCATGTCCAGTCGATAAGTTATCCAGAACAACTACCTCATTTTGTTCAGCCAATTCTTTCACTAGGTGACTGCCAATATAACCTGCTCCGCCAACTACTAGAATCATGTTACTTTCTCCTTTCAAACTGTCACTAGATAATGAACTCTATCCATTACACGCTTTTTAAGCATCTTTAACTTTTCTTGACTATCCGTTAGTAAGTTGTCCTGTACCACAAAATAAAACTTCGCTTTTGATTCTGTTCGTGATAGGGATTCACAAAATCAAGACCGTATGCGAGGAAATATTTAAATGCATATGAATTTAGAAGGTTGATTGTTTTCTTACTACCAAAACTACCAATTTAAATGAAAACTCCCTCTAAGGTTTTTTAATTCCATAGCCCCAACTAAACTTAAGTTAATATTAGAAACTCTAATAGAAAATACAAAGTTGAATTAAAGGTATTTAGTTTTTAAATTTTTTTATCCTCAAAGCCATTCGGATTTCCCGACTGCCACCTCCAAGCATCAGTACACATCTCTAAGATACCTTTTTCTGCTTTCCATCCAAGCTCCCTCTCAGCTTTTGTAGGGTCTGCGAAGCAAATAGCTATATCACCCGGCCTTCTCGTAATAAACCTATAAGGTATTTTTATATTTGTAGAGATTTCAAAAGCTTTCACTACATCTAAAACACTATGTCCTAGTCCAGTTCCCAAATTATAAGTCTCTATACCCTCTCTCTGGATTACTTTATTAAGAGCTTTTAAATGTCCCTTAGCAAGATCTACGACATGTATGTAATCTCTTACACCAGTTCCATCAGTTGTAGGATAATCGTTTCCAAATATGTTTAACTCTTTAAGTTTCCCTATTGCCACTTGTGTAATAAAAGGCATTAAGTTATTAGGTATTCCATTAGGATCTTCTCCTAACTGTCCACTTTTATGAGCACCAATAGGATTAAAATACCGTAAAATTGCTATACTCCATTTTTCATTTGCTATAGGCAAATCTTTCAAAATCTCCTCAATGATCAGTTTAGTTCTACCATATGGATTTGTAGCTTTCAGTTCAAATTCTTCAGTTATTGGAACATGGGTTGGATTTCCATA
The nucleotide sequence above comes from Bacillus sp. KH172YL63. Encoded proteins:
- a CDS encoding ABC transporter substrate-binding protein, whose product is MKGKWFSKLTAGILMSSLLVAGCSNSEESSTGGKDGPVELKVGTWAGATELKEFQEIVDELNAETDEYNLTIQSIPADYYKKIQTMASAKQAPDLFWLSQEYIPMYAELGVISPIDKYVSDHEDVQLDDYFDGPLAISQLNDKLYGLPWINQPIMMYYNKSLFEKEGIDVPQADWTWDDFSKAAKAITKDTNGDGKTDQYGTNIDGWPPISTWVWTYGGEIIDEDGKVKIDEPEAIEGVKMFDQLINQDKVAPDKTQSQNTGGPEMFKTGKIGMFFGGAGDDFEKQIGDAFEVGMTEIPHATEKATFSWIADTVMSNNTKNKEVAAEALIDLTNAMHEWKILPPTKSDLENVADIRPEKEYALDVVKEASAYSRGYNNQNKQNEIDTTIWQYLYEPILLGDKSPEDAAKETAKALRKILGQ
- a CDS encoding BtaManbiosPhlase, with protein sequence MNVYRYEENPLITPLDITPFHEGFEVIGAFNAGVTTYNDETILLLRVAERPLSESEDRVKAPILNDETKELEILEFDIHDPAYDFSDPRVIKYSGSDKFAYLTSLSYIRIARSKDGRSFTIDKEPFIYPSAKLESFGIEDPRITKIEDTYYIYYSAVSPVGVGESMVSTEDFKEVVHHGMIFAPENKDVLIFPEKINGKYYALHRPVPNSNGNPEIWIAESDNLFYWGNHKHLIGLRDGMWDNGRIGGGAVPIKTDQGWLELYHGASDDHRYCMGGVLLDLDDPSKVIARSETPLVEPEADYEVDGFFGNVVFSCGVIVEEDVVKMYYGVADTSMACAELSLSEILDSLTYMN
- a CDS encoding carbohydrate ABC transporter permease, with translation MSAAMTNQQRKKVETLFVYLFLILASIATILPLFWMISTSLKSGDIIFEIPPKWIPETFEWENYSRAVTDIPFFLYFKNTVIITGFRMFAEVFVSALVAYGFARFHFPGKNIWFVILLSTIMLPGEITMIPVFIMFSEVGWINTFKPLIVPSFFGGQAVFIFLLRQFFMSIPKELEESAVMDGANRFQIFYKIFLPLSKPALITIGLFSFQGSWNDLLGPLMYLNDANKFTLQLGLAMFNGMTKVEWGPLMAASLLVLLPTIVIFFAMQKHFVEGITVTGIKG
- a CDS encoding carbohydrate ABC transporter permease, whose protein sequence is MKKLKKYEGLLFISPYILGFLIFTLFPISFAFYIGFTDWNSFTDPTFIGLQNYVDLFHDPNFLNSLKVTCIYALFAIPLGILSSLTIAAIVNIKVKGVYFFRTALYMPAVVSGVSIALLWRWILDPEYGLINLLLSYIGIDGPNWLGDPTWVLPSYIMMAIWGAGGGMLTYLAGLQDIPRSLYESAEIDGANWWTKFTQITIPMLSPVIFYNLVMGIVGSFRKFNDAYIIGGAGNQGQFYMVYLYENAFNYYKMGYATAMAWILFLIILLLTLLVFKSSSLWVFYAGEVEPSKKKKRTLPLFKKRP
- a CDS encoding MTP-1 family protein — its product is MKTCQELIKELQQKRKPEQPEKLIFKGVGDRDVYNITAPFQDAGEYVIAGRVEKRDSEHSEVVFFVEDNGVWIPREGAPVLELQDPFYTFIHGELILGGVEIFPHPTVEDALGWRTVFFKGQSIAELHRFATGPDGMKDIRLIELKDGSIGVFTRPQGEKGGRGKIGFVKIDSLEELTAGVIDAAPLLENQFTEEEWGGANEAHLLSNGWIGVLGHIASFDEAGDRHYYPMVFALNPDTGEHTDLQLIGTRSDFLEGESKRPDLEDVVFSGGLVRMGNGTAHLYAGISDAEAQRIVLEDPFTQYEK
- a CDS encoding ROK family protein; translated protein: MIIGAIEAGGTKFVCGIGNESGEILERVTIPTTTPSETLKQVVDFFEGKNIERLSVGSFGPVDLDPESEGYGSITSTPKPHWSHFNLVGELKKHFSVPVAFDTDVNAAALGESTWGAAKGLDSCLYMTVGTGIGVGSLTEGKLVHGLTHPEMGHIVVRRHPEDPYAGKCPYHGDCLEGMAAGPAIEARWGKKAIDLVDDTKVWEIEAYYLAQAITNYILILSPKKVILGGGVMNQKQLFPLIREQVTAMLGGYVHHKQILEDIDSYIVPPGLGDNAGLVGSLGLALSK
- a CDS encoding glycosyltransferase → MSVKKNGIIKIAYYISDYGYGHATRSSAVIQGLLDTINRVEITLRHSFAMPFLRANFRDERVIFRHMETDLGYFLKKDSLEPDRDRLNREYDSFIKQWDEKVEDEVSFLQDQQIDLILSDIVPTAFPAAKKAGIPSIGISNFTWYTAYEGLISEEKLAPLKKAYGSMDAFFSLAGENEPPWTTEKRSFDFFSRRIDEQEVHRIRQMLNPDGDKVLVYAGLGMKITHDSLDGVGLWDQEDVIFIVSSNMNISKGNVFHIPQDYLDSQNFIAAADLAITKAGWGSISEAVIGETPLLIIDRQSMKEDQNTIFFLKDLDLCKTISWEELQSLKINKKVINEYKHHVQKNHLNEIVDRINDIIVHRINEI
- the manA gene encoding mannose-6-phosphate isomerase, class I; the encoded protein is MNQPLFLQPVFQERIWGGTALKDQFNYDIPSDITGECWAISGHPNGQSTVINGEFTGKTIGELWNEHRELFGNHPSPVFPLLTKILDANADLSVQVHPNDAYAKEHENGELGKTECWYIIDCDEDAEMIFGHSAQSKEEFVSMIEKGEWNDLLRRIPVKPGDFFYVPSGTIHALCKGTLVLETQQSSDTTYRVYDYDRKDAEGNTRELHIGKSIEVTTIPHKAEAVEPVVEKREGLEATTFVEAEYFTVYKWKVDGHASFVQDQPFQLGSVLTGNGVLKIHGEEYALSKGDHFILPEDVETFEIEGQVELIVSHV